One Mycobacterium marseillense DNA window includes the following coding sequences:
- a CDS encoding mycofactocin-coupled SDR family oxidoreductase: protein MSANDTPLAGRVAFVTGAARGQGRSHCVRLARAGADIVAIDACAPVAAHNGYPASTPEDLAETTRLVESEGRKMLAEQVDVRDAAGQQRVVDEAITQFGRLDIVVANAGVLNWGRLWEISAQQWQDILDVNLTGVWNTIKATVPAMIQAGNGGSIITISSAAGVKAVPGCGHYCASKFGVVGMTNSLAVELGGYGIRVNSVHPYGTDTPMGNDPSMWQLFADHQTYIHSFSPGALPTDSLADPSLVSDIVLWLASDASSLVTAAQIPADKGYLKI from the coding sequence ATGAGCGCCAACGACACACCCCTGGCCGGCCGGGTCGCCTTCGTCACCGGCGCCGCGCGTGGACAGGGCCGCTCCCATTGCGTCCGGTTGGCGCGGGCCGGCGCCGACATCGTCGCCATCGACGCGTGCGCTCCGGTGGCGGCGCACAACGGCTACCCGGCCTCGACGCCGGAGGATCTGGCCGAAACGACGCGCCTGGTGGAAAGCGAAGGCCGCAAGATGCTGGCCGAGCAGGTCGACGTCCGAGACGCCGCGGGGCAACAGCGGGTAGTCGACGAAGCGATCACGCAGTTCGGCCGCCTCGACATCGTCGTCGCCAACGCCGGCGTGCTGAATTGGGGCCGACTCTGGGAGATCTCGGCGCAGCAATGGCAGGACATCCTCGACGTCAACCTGACCGGTGTGTGGAACACCATCAAAGCGACTGTGCCCGCGATGATTCAGGCCGGCAATGGGGGCTCCATCATCACGATCAGCTCGGCCGCGGGCGTGAAGGCCGTGCCGGGGTGTGGTCATTACTGCGCGAGCAAGTTCGGTGTGGTCGGAATGACCAACTCGCTGGCGGTCGAGCTCGGTGGGTACGGCATCCGGGTGAACTCGGTGCACCCGTACGGCACCGACACCCCGATGGGCAACGACCCCTCGATGTGGCAACTGTTCGCCGACCATCAGACCTACATTCACAGCTTCTCCCCCGGCGCCCTGCCCACCGACTCACTCGCCGACCCAAGCCTGGTGTCCGACATCGTGCTGTGGCTCGCCAGCGACGCGTCCTCGCTCGTCACCGCCGCGCAGATCCCCGCCGACAAGGGCTACCTGAAAATCTGA